The genomic DNA AAGTACGGCCTCGTAACCCGCCGTCCCTTAGAAAAAACCATCAGAACCGTGGGGCGCGTGGCCGTGGATGAGCGCCGGCTTGCGAAAGTCACCATCAAGTTTCACGGGTGGATCGAAGAGCTGTTCGTCAGCGCGCTCGGGGATCATGTGAAGAAGGGGCAGCGACTGTTTACGATTTATAGTCCCGATTTGGTCGCAACCCAGGAAGAATATTTGCTGGCACTCCAGGGCCGCAAACAGCTCGGCGAGAGCCAATTTCCGGAGGTGGCCAGCAGCTCTCAAGAACTGCTGGACGCCACGCGACATCGGTTGCACTTCTGGGATATTTCGGAGGAGCACATCCGCGACTTGGAGCGAACAAAGCAGGTAAGGAAGACTTTGCCCATTCATTCACCGATTGTGGGGACCGTCATTCGTAAAGAAATCGTGCAAGGAGCCCATGTCGAGCCGGGCCAAGAGTTGTACACCATCGTCGATTTGTCCCGCGTATGGGTCCTGGCGGACATCTATGAATACGAGCTCGCCTTCGTGAAGGTCGGACAACAAGCTTCCGTCACCCTCTCCTATGATCCCAGCACGGTCCTGACGGGACAGGTTGGTTTCATCTATCCCACAATGGACCCCAAGACCCGTACAGCCAAGGTGCGGTTTGAGCTCGATAATGCCGACGAGAAACTGAAACCGGACATGTATGCCAATGTGGAGTTGCGCGTGAATTTGGGCACTCGCCTGGCGATCCCGCAAGAAGCCATCATCGAATCGGGCCAAAAACAAGTCGTCTTTCTCCATCTGGGCAGCGGGAAGCTCGAGCCCCGCTTGGTCAAAACGGGAGCAAAGACGGGAGAGTGGTCCGAAGTGCTGACAGGCCTGAAAGAAGGCGAGCATATCGTCACCTCGGCAAACTTCCTGATCGACAGCGAAAGTCGGCTTAAATCCGTCGTCGAGAGTATGGGTGGGATGGCTGGAATGAAATAGCGCGAGAAGCGCGAGACCGGCGTGAACTGCTCGACGTGCCTTTCGCGCCTGTCTCACGAGACTCGCACGTCGCGCAGATCAATCATGGTTGAACGGATCATTGAATACAGTGCAAGAAACCGATTCATCGTCTTTCTGCTGGTTTTCTCGTTGTCAGCCATAGGACTC from Nitrospira sp. includes the following:
- a CDS encoding CzcABC family efflux RND transporter, membrane fusion protein — protein: MSRHVLVAKESLLILAAVGLAWLISPHTILTMAESKQDAPAGMEMPGMEQPRTPAPSRLPPEAGTVMIPPERLQTIGVKYGLVTRRPLEKTIRTVGRVAVDERRLAKVTIKFHGWIEELFVSALGDHVKKGQRLFTIYSPDLVATQEEYLLALQGRKQLGESQFPEVASSSQELLDATRHRLHFWDISEEHIRDLERTKQVRKTLPIHSPIVGTVIRKEIVQGAHVEPGQELYTIVDLSRVWVLADIYEYELAFVKVGQQASVTLSYDPSTVLTGQVGFIYPTMDPKTRTAKVRFELDNADEKLKPDMYANVELRVNLGTRLAIPQEAIIESGQKQVVFLHLGSGKLEPRLVKTGAKTGEWSEVLTGLKEGEHIVTSANFLIDSESRLKSVVESMGGMAGMK